Below is a genomic region from Salvelinus fontinalis isolate EN_2023a chromosome 2, ASM2944872v1, whole genome shotgun sequence.
GGAGCccatggaagaggaggaggaggaagaagaagaagaagaagaagaagaagaggtggTGGTCGGGGCAGGAGATCTTAGGAGGAAGCTGGTCAGCCGGCGTAAGGCGAGATACCGTTCCTCCTTCCCTTCTTCCCTCTCACCTCAGCACCTCCCATCGTCTCCTCACACCCTCCTTCtgcctccccccaccccctccactGCCGAGAAGGACAAGAGCCGCATGTCCTCCAAGAGCTCCAAGGAGAGGGAGCGGCGCAAGCGGAAGGAGGGCAaggtaggggaggaggaggagagtaggaggaggaggaagaaaaggaaagagaaggatggtagaggagagaagagtggtGAGAGGAAGGATAGACACAGGGGGAGGCggagtgagaaagagaagaaaacaaaggtggaggagagagggaggagcagcAGAAGCGATagcaggaagaggaagaagagacgATGGAGCACCCCGGAATCTTCAGCACGCCCCCGCTCACAAAACTCCTCAGTGCAGCAAACACACGGGGGTCGCTCCTGGTCAAACACTTCAGAggaccaacacagagagagagatggggacagagacagagagaataacagagaccGGTACAGAGACCGAGATGGGGAACGAGATGGAGATCGAGACAAGGACAGAAAGAAAGACACCcggagaagggagagggatggagactcGAGCCGgataaagagggaaagagagcgagacggCATCCGCGAATCGACCAGCCGAGAAAGAGGCAGCGCCAAGAGGTCCAAAGGAAGCATAGAACGAAGGGACCGGGACAGGCCTCGGGACAGGGACAGGCCCCGGGACAGGGACAGGCCCCGGGACAGGGACAGGCCCCGGGACAGGGTCAGAGAAAGGGACCGGGTCAGAGAAAGGGACCGGGTCAGAGAAAGGGACCGGGTCAGAGAAAGGGACCGGGTCAGAGAAGGGGACCGGGTCAGAgaaggggacagggacagagaaggGGACAGGGAAAGACGTAGAGACGGTCGTCCCGTGGTGCCACCGTCCATCCAGGATCTCAATGGTTCTGACCTGTTCGCCATCAAGCGTACCATCACGGTCACcacgaccaccaccaccactctccccGGTTCCCCACCGCTGGCTCCATCCTCCCCCCGCAGCCCCTCCCAGGGCTCGGACAAGCCCcacaagaggaagaagaagaggcgtCGGCGCTCGGACGAAGAGTTGGAAGACAGCATGGGCCGGCGTGGGAGCCGCTCCCTCTCGCCGCCGTCACATTACCATGGCTACGACTCGGACCACTTCTCAGACAAACTGGAGATAAACATGCACTCTCTGGACGGGGAGGCCCTGGACTCAGACTACCCCTCTATAGAAGACTCCCCACCCCCTCCCCAGCTTCTGGAACCCGCTGCCCCCAGCGCCAAACCCAAGACCGCCACCAAACCTGGACGCCACCACTTCAAGAAGAAATCCCGAACGGGCAAGAAAGCTGGTCAGTCCGAGTCCTCCTCGGTTCGACCGAAAGGCAAGGGGCTCTCCACCTCCTCACTCTCCCCAACCCAGGCCGGCCTAGCCACCCTCCCCTCGGCCAAACGAGGGCGGAAGATTGGGAAGGAGAAAGAGCGtggggaaaaagggggaaagaaagAGTCTGGTCGGTCTGGCAGGTCCAAGAAATTAAGCGGTGGTGGGAGGAAAGCCAAGCTGCAATCCAAAGTGTCAGTGCTCGTGCGTGAGGGCGTGAGCAGCACCACGGGGGGCCCGGTGGGCTCTGGGAAGCTGGGCATGGAGCTCCTCGGGGCAGGCGGGTCAGTAGGGGGCTCTGGGATGCCGGTGGTGGGAGGTTCCATTGCGGTGGTCTTTAGGAGGGACAATGAGAGCAGGTCTCCGTTCCTCAAGCCCTGCTCTGAGCCTCTATTGCTGAGTGGACGCAACAAGGACCTGGGGAAGGTGGGCAAACGCAGTTCCCTGGCCGCTCCCCCTTCCTCCTTGCTGGCCAATCCCACGGTGGCAACGCTGAAGTCCAAGAAGGCCAAGCCCAGCTCCACCACCTCCACTTCCTCCTCGGCGTCTTCGCCCTCATCGTCCCTGGCAACCAAGCGTAGGCGGCGGCTGGCCAAGAAGACGCGGGGAGAGAAAGGCTTAGCCGCTGTTTTGACGGACGTGGATGGCGCCATGGCCAACTGTAGCTCTGAGGGCGGCGGCTGGGGTGGGCCTTCCTCCGACATCCAATCAGGAATCGGGACTAAACCCTCCAGTCCACACTCTGGTCCAGCCGGTCCAACCccttcctcatcctcttcttcatcatcctcctcttccaccAGTGTCCTCCCCCCGTCC
It encodes:
- the scaf1 gene encoding splicing factor, arginine/serine-rich 19 isoform X1; the protein is MDLTRIPGLKGVPAVPPPHGITETAKSPLPSSTSPSSPSSSPASPPSSSSSSPGAVATSYHNDIQEGRANSVMMGDVVSSTSASLAPPSSHSDIPFSSSDPLLCLSPPPVGTDGQKEGETEIYDPFHPTEGEREGGAAEEEEEEGEKYDPFDPTGSPPSEREEDEEGATGGVRERGNSVSSKGSDARGKRRKAETGRTGGEEKDNAPPDSTDTLSVPPLSPRSLPLPLRRRLDRTKEPRVKVRDRREKAEHSDHSEIEEGEIVGATERDGGNREERGREGIVPLVLPISSCSPFLHGGAKPERILRVLDGDSFVSVRAEGDWGGPVMPGREDGEPMEEEEEEEEEEEEEEEVVVGAGDLRRKLVSRRKARYRSSFPSSLSPQHLPSSPHTLLLPPPTPSTAEKDKSRMSSKSSKERERRKRKEGKVGEEEESRRRRKKRKEKDGRGEKSGERKDRHRGRRSEKEKKTKVEERGRSSRSDSRKRKKRRWSTPESSARPRSQNSSVQQTHGGRSWSNTSEDQHRERDGDRDRENNRDRYRDRDGERDGDRDKDRKKDTRRRERDGDSSRIKRERERDGIRESTSRERGSAKRSKGSIERRDRDRPRDRDRPRDRDRPRDRDRPRDRVRERDRVRERDRVRERDRVRERDRVREGDRVREGDRDREGDRERRRDGRPVVPPSIQDLNGSDLFAIKRTITVTTTTTTTLPGSPPLAPSSPRSPSQGSDKPHKRKKKRRRRSDEELEDSMGRRGSRSLSPPSHYHGYDSDHFSDKLEINMHSLDGEALDSDYPSIEDSPPPPQLLEPAAPSAKPKTATKPGRHHFKKKSRTGKKAGQSESSSVRPKGKGLSTSSLSPTQAGLATLPSAKRGRKIGKEKERGEKGGKKESGRSGRSKKLSGGGRKAKLQSKVSVLVREGVSSTTGGPVGSGKLGMELLGAGGSVGGSGMPVVGGSIAVVFRRDNESRSPFLKPCSEPLLLSGRNKDLGKVGKRSSLAAPPSSLLANPTVATLKSKKAKPSSTTSTSSSASSPSSSLATKRRRRLAKKTRGEKGLAAVLTDVDGAMANCSSEGGGWGGPSSDIQSGIGTKPSSPHSGPAGPTPSSSSSSSSSSSTSVLPPSSSPPHTPPPSLTTLRDARESSPDSQTVDSSCKTPEPSFLPEDCPAQTQSTPNLPPSSPTSVPSSQGGGLSQYGPSSMKPLPLEEAAKSLASPPCSSSSGSALASLSLPPSSTDPSSSSSSSVSSSSANKLPPPPPPPPAVPTLPWSLQTGVDCTAGGVLALTALLFKMEEANIASRAKAQEFIHATSQILSQTNQNHSSQHAPSSSSSSQVPPSGPTPAQFILHSSLPMVGCTKTPPNHLHPGMSMGGGCAQTPPPPMPSGFSGGSGGSSDIGWDNESKDPDKYLKKLHTQERAVEEVKLAIKPYYQRKDINKDDYKDILRKAVHKICHSRTGEINPVKVSNLVKLYVQRYKYFRKHGRKMDEEEREDREMDSSY
- the scaf1 gene encoding splicing factor, arginine/serine-rich 19 isoform X2; this translates as MDLTRIPGLKGVPAVPPPHGITETAKSPLPSSTSPSSPSSSPASPPSSSSSSPGAVATSYHNDIQEGRANSVMMGDVVSSTSASLAPPSSHSDIPFSSSDPLLCLSPPPVGTDGQKEGETEIYDPFHPTEGEREGGAAEEEEEEGEKYDPFDPTGSPPSEREEDEEGATGGVRERGNSVSSKGSDARGKRRKAETGRTGGEEKDNAPPDSTDTLSVPPLSPRSLPLPLRRRLDRTKEPRVKVRDRREKAEHSDHSEIEEGEIVGATERDGGNREERGREGIVPLVLPISSCSPFLHGGAKPERILRVLDGDSFVSVRAEGDWGGPVMPGREDGEPMEEEEEEEEEEEEEEEVVVGAGDLRRKLVSRRKARYRSSFPSSLSPQHLPSSPHTLLLPPPTPSTAEKDKSRMSSKSSKERERRKRKEGKVGEEEESRRRRKKRKEKDGRGEKSGERKDRHRGRRSEKEKKTKVEERGRSSRSDSRKRKKRRWSTPESSARPRSQNSSVQQTHGGRSWSNTSEDQHRERDGDRDRENNRDRYRDRDGERDGDRDKDRKKDTRRRERDGDSSRIKRERERDGIRESTSRERGSAKRSKGSIERRDRDRPRDRDRPRDRDRPRDRDRPRDRVRERDRVRERDRVRERDRVRERDRVREGDRVREGDRDREGDRERRRDGRPVVPPSIQDLNGSDLFAIKRTITVTTTTTTTLPGSPPLAPSSPRSPSQGSDKPHKRKKKRRRRSDEELEDSMGRRGSRSLSPPSHYHGYDSDHFSDKLEINMHSLDGEALDSDYPSIEDSPPPPQLLEPAAPSAKPKTATKPGRHHFKKKSRTGKKAGQSESSSVRPKGKGLSTSSLSPTQAGLATLPSAKRGRKIGKEKERGEKGGKKESGRSGRSKKLSGGGRKAKLQSKVSVLVREGVSSTTGGPVGSGKLGMELLGAGGSVGGSGMPVVGGSIAVVFRRDNESRSPFLKPCSEPLLLSGRNKDLGKVGKRSSLAAPPSSLLANPTVATLKSKKAKPSSTTSTSSSASSPSSSLATKRRRRLAKKTRGEKGLAAVLTDVDGAMANCSSEGGGWGGPSSDIQSGIGTKPSSPHSGPAGPTPSSSSSSSSSSSTSVLPPSSSPPHTPPPSLTTLRDARESSPDSQTVDSSCKTPEPSFLPEDCPAQTQSTPNLPPSSPTSVPSSQGGGLSQYGPSSMKPLPLEEAAKSLASPPCSSSSGSALASLSLPPSSTDPSSSSSSSVSSSSANKLPPPPPPPPAVPTLPWSLQTGVDCTAGGVLALTALLFKMEEANIASRAKAQEFIHATSQVPPSGPTPAQFILHSSLPMVGCTKTPPNHLHPGMSMGGGCAQTPPPPMPSGFSGGSGGSSDIGWDNESKDPDKYLKKLHTQERAVEEVKLAIKPYYQRKDINKDDYKDILRKAVHKICHSRTGEINPVKVSNLVKLYVQRYKYFRKHGRKMDEEEREDREMDSSY